From uncultured Draconibacterium sp.:
TTTTATTGTTTAACAAACTAAACTATTATTGTATGGAAAAATGCATTAATGTTAAGCTATCCCGTTCATCGGGAATGCTGCAAAAGCTTCGCCGGGTAACAACTGCCACCATGGCATTGTTACTGGCGTTTGTAATTAGTGTACAGGCCAGCACTTACTCTGAATCGGTTAAATTCGATTTAAAGATGAAGAAGGCCAGCCTGAAAGAAGTATTTCAAACTATCACTGACCAAAGTGAGTTTAAATTTGTTTACAACAACGACGTTGTAAACGACAACCAAAAAGTTTCGGTATCAACCGAAGATGCACGTGTTGAAGAAATTTTAGATGAAATTTTACCACAACACAACCTCGACTACAAAGTTGTAGACCGCCAGGTAATTGTTTATCCTGCAGAAAAAGAGACTGAAGCCATTGATTCGGAAGCCCAGCAAGGCAATACTATCAACGGTAAGGTTATCGACACTGATGGTCTTCCACTTCCCGGAGTATCAGTAATTGTAAAGGGAACAACCATTGGTATTGTAACCAATCCTGATGGAGAATACTCTTTGGAAGTACCTGCTGATGCACAAGTTCTTATCTTCTCGTTTGTTGGTATGCGCGCCGAGGAAGTGATTATCGGAAACAAAACAACCATTAATGTAACAATGGAAGCCGAAGCCATTGGTTTGGAAGAAGTAGTGGCAATTGGTTACGGTACCGAGAAAAAAGCTACCATTACGGGTTCGGTTGCAGGAGTGAAAGGTGAAGATCTGAAAAAATCACCGGCACTCAACATCTCGAACAACCTGGTTGGTAGAACTCCCGGTTTAATTGCATTGAACCGTTCGGGAGAACCCGGTTACGATGGATCTGACCTTCTGATTCGTGGATCGAACACATTAAACGACAACACTCCGCTTGTTGTTGTAGATGGTATTACCGGCCGCGACATGAACCGTATCGATCCGGCCGACATTGAAAGTGTATCAATACTGAAAGATGCATCGGCAGCAATTTACGGTGCACAGGCAGCAAACGGTGTAATCCTCATCACTACTAAACGTGGTAAAATTGGTAAACCTACCATTACAATTAACATGAACCAGGGATTTAACCAACCAACACGTGTTCCTGATATGGCTGATGCGGCTACTTATGCTGAAATGATCAACGAAATAAACATCTATCGCGATCGCGATCCGATTTACACGGAAGATGATCTTCAGAAGTACCGCGATGGCTCAGCACCATGGACTCATCCAAATACCGACTGGTACGATGCAACATTTAAAACATGGTCACCTCAAACCTATGGAAACATTTCTATCAGTGGAGGTTCGCAGGAAATGCGCTATTATGTTTCAATGGGTGCCAATCACCAGGATGGTATTTACGAAAATTCGGCAACAAGTTATAATCAATACGACTTCCGTGCCAACTTAGATGGAAAAGTAAGTGAACACATCAATTTTGCCGTTGATGTTTCAGGACGCCAAGAGAACAGGAATTTTCCAACTCGTTCTGCAGGTGCTATTTTCCGTATGTTAATGCGTGGAAAACCAAACTTGCCAGCTTATTGGCCCGATGGTACTCCGGGACCGGATATTGAATATGGCGACAATCCGGTTGTTATTGTTACCGACGAAACCGGTTACAATAAAGACACCCGCTACATATTTGATAGCAATATGAAACTTGATATCGAAATTCCTTGGGTAAAAGGCTTAACATTAACAGCCAACGCCGCTATCGACAAGCGGATGCGCAAAGACAAGGTATTCCAAAAGGGCTGGTATTTATATTCGTGGGATTACGAGACATACGGTGATGACGGCAAACCTGCATTGATAAAAGGGAAAAGAGGTTTTGATGATCCTCGTTTGCGTCAGGAATTCCGCGACCAGCAAAATATTACTTTAAACGGTTTGTTGAATTATGAAACAACCATTGGCGATGACCATAGCCTGAAATTTTTAGCCGGTATCGAACGGTTTAAAGGTGATGAAATGAATTTCTGGGCCTACCGTCGTTATTTTGTTACCGACCAAATTGACCAGATGTTTGCCGGAGGCGACCTGGAAAAAGACAATTCAGGATCGGCAAGTGAAACTGCACGTCTGAACTATTTTGGAAGGGTTAACTATCGTTTAAAAGACAAATACCTCGCGGAATTTGTATGGCGTTACGATGGTTCATACATTTTCCCGGAAGACAGCCGCTTTGGTTTCTTCCCCGGTATTTCGTTAGGATGGCGTATTTCGGAAGAAAATTTCTGGAAAGAAAACTTAGGATTTATTGAAAACTTTAAATTGCGTGCGTCTATCGGACAAACCGGTAACGATCGTATCGACCCATTCCAGTTTATGTCGTCATACGGATTCAACTCCGATGGCTGGACCTATATCTTCAACGAATCAGTTGAAAGCAAGGTATTAACCGAAAGTCGTATTCCGAACCCGGCAGTAACCTGGGAAATTGCAACACAGAAAAACATTGGTATCGATGGTCAGATGCTGGATGGCAAACTCTACTTCGAAGCTGACTACTTCCATAACTTCCGTGAAGATATTCTTTGGTGGAGAAATGCGTCTGTGCCGGAATCAACAGGTTTATCATTACCACGTGAGAACATTGGTGAGGTTGTTAACCAGGGTTTCGAATTTAACGTATCGTATCGCGACAATATTGGCGATTTTAGTTACCAGGTTGGAATAAACGGTGGATATCAGAAAAACCGGATCGAATTCTGGGATGAAACACCGGGAATTCCTGACTACCAAAAATCAACCGGAAAACCGATGGATACTGATCTGTATTATGAAACTGACGGAATTTTCCATACACAGGCAGAGGTTGATGCTTACCCACACTGGGCAGGCGCTCGCCCGGGCGATGTAAAATTTGTTGATGTTAACGACGATGGCGCAATTGATGGACTCGACCGTGTACGGATCGACAAAAATAACATACCTCGTTTCCAGGGTGGTGTTACCGCTAACCTGGCATATAAAAACTTCGACCTTGCAATGTTATTTCAGGGAGCATTCGGAGCAGTTCAGTATATCGACACAGAATCGGGAGAGATTGGTAACTTCCTTCAGTTTTATGCCGAAGACCGCTGGACTCCGGACAATCCGGACGGAAGCACACCAAGAGCTTGGAACCGTAATGAAGAATACTGGAGAAATAATAACAACACTTATTTCCTGCGTTCAACCGATTATGTTCGCCTGAAAAACCTTGAATTAGGTTATAATTTCAGTCCGAATGTATGCTCACTTTTAGGAGTTGATGCATTGCGTTTGTACTTCAACGGTGCCAACCTGTTCGTCTTCGATAGTTTTGATGTATTCGACCCTGAGGGAGACAGTGCATCAGGCCAGTCTTATCCGCAAAACAGAACGATTAATGCTGGTGTAACCGTAACCTTTTAAAAAGTAGAATTATGAAGAAAATAACATATATTTTAGGATTATTACTTCTTGTAGTTACATCCTGTAATCAAGATTTTCTTGATAAAAAACCTTTGGATGAATATTCCGAAGTAGATGTGTGGAGCGATCCGGCCCTGATTGAAACCTTTGTAAACAATTTCTATCGAGAAGTTGGACACTCATGGGATATTGATATGCAGGCCTCTTATGTAGATGAAGGACACTTTACACCTGACTGGGGAGTAAGTAACTTTAATAAAAGCTTGCTTACAACCGACGACATTCCGGGCTGGGAAGTAGATTGGTTTGGAACTGCAACCATTCAGCGTTTGTGGGGACCGATGTACAAAGCAATACGTGCCACTAATATCTTTTTCAGTAAAATTGATGAGGTGGTGATGGATGATCAGGATATGAAAGACAGACTAACCGGAGAAACTTATTTCTGGAGAGCTTATTATTATCATTATCTGACTGCGTTATACGGCGGTGTTCCAATAATTAAAGAACCCTACAGCCTTTCCGATGAATTTGAAGTAGCACGTAATACATATGCCGAATGTATCGACTTTATTGTAAGCGATTTGGATGCAGCGGCCGCTTTATTGCCGGTAAGCTATGATGGCGACAACAAAGGACGTGCAACAAAAGGTGCTGCACTTGCATTAAAAGCCAGAGTTTTATTGTATGCAGCAAGCGATCTGCATAATGGCTATAATGCTAATGGCTACTCAAATGTTGAGTTAATTGGTTATACCGGTGGCAGCCAGACTGACCGATGGACAGCCGCTAAAAATGCAGCAAAAGCTGTTATCGACATGGGCGAATACAGTCTTGCATATCCAAATCCGGCTAATGCCGAAGAGGCGACTGCAAACTATACCGCTTATTTCACTTCAAAAGGAGAAAGCGAAGATATTTTCCTGAGGTACTATTTGGCCAAAACCGATGAAAACTGGGACAACTATCACCCGGGAATTCACAACGGACCAAATGGGTATCACAACTGGGGGAACAACACTCCTGTAGGTAATTTGGTTGATGCATTTGAAATGGAGGACGGAACCGCTTTTGACTGGGATAATCCGGAACAAAAGGCCGACCCTTACGGAATATTTGATGGACAGCGTCGTGATCCACGTTTCTATGCAAATGTATTATATGATGGAGCACGATGGAGAGCCCGTCCTACCGACGTAGCCAATATCGATCCGATCGGTATAATTCAAACCGGAAAATGGCAATTGAGTTCAGATCCGGACGATCTTCGTCACGGATTAGATACCCGCCAGGGACCGATTGAAGACTGGAACGGTGGACGTACCGGCTACTATCTGCGAAAAGGTATTGTTAAAGATATTGATGCACAGTTTACAAAGCAGGAAGTACCATGGCGCTACATGCGTTTGGGTGAAGTGTACCTGAATTACGCCGAAGCGTGTATTGAACTCGGCGAAGATGATGAAGCTAAAAAATACATCAATATGATTCGTCAGCGTGCAGGAATGCCCGACATTACTGAAACCGGCGAAGAGTTAAAAGCTCGTTATCGCAACGAAAGAAGAGTTGAGTTGATGTATGAAGAACATCGTTTCTTCGATGTACGCCGCTGGTTAATTGGCGATGAAGCTTATGGCGATACCTACGCTGTTGACGTATTCTATGGCTGGGAAGATGGCGCTACCGCAACACAACCAACATACGAACCGTGGGTATACGAAGAACGTGCCTGGGATGACAAGTGTTACTTCTTCCCGATTAAGCGCGATGAAATGAACAAGAACAGTCTATTAATCCAGAATCCTGGATACTAATAATAGTTTGGTTAGATTTAAAGGCCGGCTCTTTTGAGTCGGCCTTTTTTTGTTGATGCGCGAAAGCTCCAAATTGGTCATGGAGAAGCAATTGTTGACTTGCAAAAGCTCTAAGTTGGTCGTTGGGAAGTAATTGTTGGA
This genomic window contains:
- a CDS encoding TonB-dependent receptor encodes the protein MEKCINVKLSRSSGMLQKLRRVTTATMALLLAFVISVQASTYSESVKFDLKMKKASLKEVFQTITDQSEFKFVYNNDVVNDNQKVSVSTEDARVEEILDEILPQHNLDYKVVDRQVIVYPAEKETEAIDSEAQQGNTINGKVIDTDGLPLPGVSVIVKGTTIGIVTNPDGEYSLEVPADAQVLIFSFVGMRAEEVIIGNKTTINVTMEAEAIGLEEVVAIGYGTEKKATITGSVAGVKGEDLKKSPALNISNNLVGRTPGLIALNRSGEPGYDGSDLLIRGSNTLNDNTPLVVVDGITGRDMNRIDPADIESVSILKDASAAIYGAQAANGVILITTKRGKIGKPTITINMNQGFNQPTRVPDMADAATYAEMINEINIYRDRDPIYTEDDLQKYRDGSAPWTHPNTDWYDATFKTWSPQTYGNISISGGSQEMRYYVSMGANHQDGIYENSATSYNQYDFRANLDGKVSEHINFAVDVSGRQENRNFPTRSAGAIFRMLMRGKPNLPAYWPDGTPGPDIEYGDNPVVIVTDETGYNKDTRYIFDSNMKLDIEIPWVKGLTLTANAAIDKRMRKDKVFQKGWYLYSWDYETYGDDGKPALIKGKRGFDDPRLRQEFRDQQNITLNGLLNYETTIGDDHSLKFLAGIERFKGDEMNFWAYRRYFVTDQIDQMFAGGDLEKDNSGSASETARLNYFGRVNYRLKDKYLAEFVWRYDGSYIFPEDSRFGFFPGISLGWRISEENFWKENLGFIENFKLRASIGQTGNDRIDPFQFMSSYGFNSDGWTYIFNESVESKVLTESRIPNPAVTWEIATQKNIGIDGQMLDGKLYFEADYFHNFREDILWWRNASVPESTGLSLPRENIGEVVNQGFEFNVSYRDNIGDFSYQVGINGGYQKNRIEFWDETPGIPDYQKSTGKPMDTDLYYETDGIFHTQAEVDAYPHWAGARPGDVKFVDVNDDGAIDGLDRVRIDKNNIPRFQGGVTANLAYKNFDLAMLFQGAFGAVQYIDTESGEIGNFLQFYAEDRWTPDNPDGSTPRAWNRNEEYWRNNNNTYFLRSTDYVRLKNLELGYNFSPNVCSLLGVDALRLYFNGANLFVFDSFDVFDPEGDSASGQSYPQNRTINAGVTVTF
- a CDS encoding RagB/SusD family nutrient uptake outer membrane protein, whose product is MKKITYILGLLLLVVTSCNQDFLDKKPLDEYSEVDVWSDPALIETFVNNFYREVGHSWDIDMQASYVDEGHFTPDWGVSNFNKSLLTTDDIPGWEVDWFGTATIQRLWGPMYKAIRATNIFFSKIDEVVMDDQDMKDRLTGETYFWRAYYYHYLTALYGGVPIIKEPYSLSDEFEVARNTYAECIDFIVSDLDAAAALLPVSYDGDNKGRATKGAALALKARVLLYAASDLHNGYNANGYSNVELIGYTGGSQTDRWTAAKNAAKAVIDMGEYSLAYPNPANAEEATANYTAYFTSKGESEDIFLRYYLAKTDENWDNYHPGIHNGPNGYHNWGNNTPVGNLVDAFEMEDGTAFDWDNPEQKADPYGIFDGQRRDPRFYANVLYDGARWRARPTDVANIDPIGIIQTGKWQLSSDPDDLRHGLDTRQGPIEDWNGGRTGYYLRKGIVKDIDAQFTKQEVPWRYMRLGEVYLNYAEACIELGEDDEAKKYINMIRQRAGMPDITETGEELKARYRNERRVELMYEEHRFFDVRRWLIGDEAYGDTYAVDVFYGWEDGATATQPTYEPWVYEERAWDDKCYFFPIKRDEMNKNSLLIQNPGY